A single genomic interval of Nocardioides nitrophenolicus harbors:
- a CDS encoding Fic family protein, with product MPTPTDDATASPELALRWEEHDWNPQTPPQMMLRRDRARIGRPYRAAVPPAIATMPFVLDPDVVADAEDARAEITRFDADLGATFPGEFAPLAAVLLRTESTSSSQIEDITAGSRALALAELGLAKHGSNAKLVVANVEAMERAIDLADHITPNAILAVHEALMRGQDHASPGAYRDVQVWIGGHHASPHDAAFVPPHHARVEPAIDDLCEFVHRTDLPLMAHTAVAHAQFETIHPFNDGNGRTGRTLVHAMLKHGNATTRTTVPVSAGLLSDTSTYFDALTAYRAGDPNPIVTRFNEAALAAIVNGRRLAADLHDINDRWRDRLTARRDSVAWRILPILLSQPAVTSKLVQQQTGVSQPAADRALGQLADAGIVQVKNEQGDERRRNVVWRADAVIEALDAFAARARRRPA from the coding sequence ATGCCGACGCCCACGGATGACGCCACCGCCTCGCCCGAACTCGCTCTGCGCTGGGAGGAGCACGACTGGAACCCGCAGACGCCACCCCAGATGATGCTCCGACGCGACCGCGCCCGCATCGGACGGCCCTACCGAGCCGCCGTCCCGCCCGCGATCGCCACGATGCCCTTCGTGCTCGACCCCGACGTGGTAGCCGACGCGGAGGACGCCCGCGCCGAGATCACCCGATTCGACGCCGACCTGGGTGCCACCTTCCCCGGAGAGTTCGCGCCACTCGCCGCCGTCCTGTTGCGCACCGAGTCCACGTCGTCCTCGCAGATCGAGGACATCACCGCAGGCTCGCGTGCCCTCGCCCTGGCCGAGCTCGGCCTGGCCAAGCACGGCTCGAACGCCAAACTGGTCGTCGCGAACGTCGAGGCGATGGAACGTGCCATCGACCTGGCCGACCACATCACCCCGAACGCCATCCTCGCTGTCCACGAGGCGCTCATGCGCGGGCAAGACCACGCCAGTCCGGGCGCCTACCGCGACGTGCAGGTCTGGATCGGCGGACACCACGCCTCGCCCCACGATGCCGCCTTCGTCCCGCCCCACCACGCCCGAGTCGAACCCGCCATCGACGATCTCTGCGAGTTCGTCCACCGCACCGACCTGCCCCTGATGGCGCACACCGCCGTCGCACACGCCCAGTTCGAGACCATCCACCCCTTCAACGACGGCAACGGTCGCACCGGACGCACCCTCGTCCACGCCATGCTCAAGCACGGCAACGCCACGACCCGCACCACCGTCCCGGTGTCGGCAGGACTGCTCTCGGATACCAGCACCTACTTCGATGCGCTCACTGCCTACCGTGCTGGCGACCCCAACCCCATCGTCACCCGCTTCAACGAAGCCGCATTGGCAGCCATCGTCAACGGCCGCCGGCTCGCCGCCGATCTGCACGACATCAACGACCGGTGGCGGGACCGACTCACCGCGCGCCGCGACTCCGTCGCCTGGAGGATCCTGCCCATCCTGCTCTCCCAACCCGCGGTCACCTCCAAGCTCGTGCAGCAGCAGACAGGCGTATCGCAACCGGCGGCCGACCGCGCCCTCGGACAGCTCGCCGACGCGGGCATCGTGCAGGTCAAGAACGAGCAGGGAGACGAGCGCAGGCGCAACGTCGTCTGGAGGGCCGACGCTGTCATCGAGGCACTCGACGCGTTCGCAGCCCGCGCCCGCCGACGTCCCGCCTGA
- a CDS encoding GAF domain-containing protein — protein sequence MAPALIDSPARGMRAEVAASWERSAAAGVDVTQREAPIALETPDLRGQREAHALARVFPLLDDVLGREVRDCGAVMALADAEGTLLWVCGTPERLREAERIGFVEGSNWDERLAGTNAPGLALATGRDAFITRDEHFRSAVRSWSCAATPIHDPGTSRVLGVLDVTGGDALVVPQTMAMVRAAARLAEAELARQAPPPARGDRDTGLRIVLELLGHDEALVTVDDGRGRLSRLRLSRRHSEILALLASCPTGLSGDELGVLLYEADGGTSTLRAELNRLRGLLGDELLSSRPYRLAAPVTGDWLAVEAQLAAGDLRAAMRGYGGPVLPRSTAPGVVRLRESLAASLRQALLRSGAPDLLSTWTRSGWGRDDYDMWLAQRAVVPVSSPMRALVDGQLARLDAELR from the coding sequence GTGGCCCCTGCCCTGATCGACAGCCCGGCGCGCGGGATGCGCGCCGAGGTCGCCGCGTCCTGGGAGCGGTCGGCGGCGGCCGGCGTGGACGTCACGCAGCGGGAGGCGCCGATCGCGCTGGAGACGCCGGACCTGCGCGGCCAGCGGGAGGCGCATGCCCTGGCGCGGGTGTTCCCGCTCCTCGACGACGTGCTGGGGCGGGAGGTGCGCGACTGCGGGGCGGTGATGGCGCTGGCCGACGCGGAGGGCACCCTGCTGTGGGTGTGCGGTACGCCGGAGCGGCTGCGCGAGGCGGAGCGGATCGGGTTCGTGGAGGGCAGCAACTGGGACGAGCGGCTCGCCGGCACCAATGCGCCGGGGCTCGCGCTCGCGACCGGACGCGACGCCTTCATCACCCGCGACGAGCACTTCCGCTCGGCGGTGCGGTCCTGGAGCTGCGCGGCGACCCCGATCCACGACCCCGGGACCAGCCGGGTGCTGGGGGTGCTCGACGTGACGGGCGGCGACGCGCTCGTCGTGCCGCAGACGATGGCGATGGTCCGCGCCGCGGCGCGCCTCGCGGAGGCCGAGCTGGCGCGCCAGGCGCCGCCGCCGGCGCGCGGGGACCGCGACACCGGCCTGCGGATCGTGCTCGAGCTGCTCGGCCACGACGAGGCGCTGGTCACCGTCGACGACGGTCGCGGCCGGCTCTCACGACTTCGGCTCTCGCGCCGCCACAGCGAGATCCTCGCGCTGCTCGCCTCCTGCCCCACCGGCCTCAGCGGCGACGAGCTCGGCGTGCTCCTCTACGAGGCGGACGGCGGTACGTCGACCCTGCGCGCCGAGCTGAACCGGCTCCGCGGCCTGTTGGGCGACGAGCTGCTCTCCTCCCGTCCGTACCGGCTCGCGGCGCCGGTCACCGGCGACTGGCTCGCGGTCGAGGCGCAGCTGGCGGCGGGCGACCTGCGCGCCGCGATGCGTGGGTACGGCGGACCGGTGCTCCCCCGCTCGACCGCGCCGGGGGTGGTGCGCCTGCGCGAGTCGCTGGCGGCCTCGTTGCGGCAGGCGCTGCTCCGCTCGGGCGCACCCGACCTGTTGTCGACCTGGACCCGCTCGGGCTGGGGCCGCGACGACTACGACATGTGGCTGGCTCAGCGGGCCGTCGTCCCGGTCTCGTCGCCGATGCGGGCGCTGGTCGACGGGCAGCTCGCGCGACTGGACGCCGAGCTGCGCTGA
- a CDS encoding ROK family protein, with the protein MTEVRQPVGRDTATAGELFALVRAGRAATRADLTRLTGLSRTAVVARVSALGEAGLLRLGADLASTGGRPPGSLALAADAGCVLAVAIGRSRSQVAVFDLAGTELAASAVDHEVGAGPDLVMPGVADQLARLTGPGTPPVLGIGLSLPGAVDTERGVSVDTPVIAGWDGIPLAPYLTAVAGDAPLFLANDADILARSEYLGHAAQARDLLVLKASTGLGLGVVADGRIVSGALGAAGDLGHTKVPEAAGRPCRCGDVGCLETIAAGWALVARLREEGREVEHVRDLVAHALAGDPEAKQLLRESGRMVGELLAVAINLLNPRAVVLGGDMAAAYDVYAAGVREAVYARSSALATRELQFLPATYGDRAGLVGCAALALDEVLSPAAVDARLRRRAEA; encoded by the coding sequence ATGACGGAGGTGCGGCAGCCGGTCGGCCGCGACACGGCGACGGCGGGTGAGCTGTTCGCGCTGGTGCGTGCGGGACGGGCCGCGACCCGCGCCGACCTGACCCGGCTCACCGGGCTCTCGCGGACCGCCGTGGTCGCCCGGGTGAGCGCGCTCGGTGAGGCCGGGCTGCTCCGGCTCGGCGCGGACCTCGCCTCCACCGGCGGTCGCCCGCCCGGCAGCCTCGCCCTCGCCGCCGACGCCGGCTGCGTGCTCGCGGTCGCCATCGGTCGCTCGCGCTCCCAGGTCGCGGTCTTCGACCTCGCCGGGACCGAGCTCGCCGCGTCGGCCGTCGACCACGAGGTCGGCGCCGGCCCCGACCTGGTCATGCCCGGCGTCGCCGACCAGCTCGCCCGGCTGACCGGCCCCGGGACCCCTCCCGTGCTGGGCATCGGCCTGTCGCTGCCCGGCGCCGTCGACACCGAGCGCGGCGTCAGCGTCGACACCCCGGTCATCGCCGGCTGGGACGGCATCCCGCTGGCGCCGTACCTCACCGCCGTCGCGGGCGACGCGCCGCTCTTCCTGGCCAACGACGCCGACATCCTGGCCCGCTCCGAGTACCTCGGTCACGCCGCCCAGGCCCGCGACCTGCTCGTGCTCAAGGCCTCGACCGGCCTCGGGCTCGGCGTCGTCGCCGACGGGCGGATCGTCTCCGGCGCGCTCGGCGCCGCCGGGGACCTCGGCCACACCAAGGTCCCGGAGGCCGCCGGCCGACCCTGCCGGTGCGGCGACGTCGGCTGCCTCGAGACCATCGCCGCCGGCTGGGCGCTCGTGGCGCGGCTGCGCGAGGAGGGCCGCGAGGTCGAGCACGTCCGCGACCTGGTCGCCCACGCCCTCGCCGGCGACCCCGAGGCCAAGCAGCTGCTGCGCGAGAGCGGCCGGATGGTCGGCGAGCTGCTCGCCGTCGCCATCAACCTGCTCAACCCGCGCGCGGTCGTCCTCGGCGGCGACATGGCCGCGGCGTACGACGTCTACGCGGCCGGCGTACGCGAGGCGGTCTATGCGCGCTCCTCGGCGTTGGCGACCCGCGAGCTGCAGTTCCTCCCGGCGACCTACGGCGACCGGGCCGGCCTGGTCGGGTGCGCCGCACTGGCGCTCGACGAGGTGCTCAGCCCGGCCGCCGTCGACGCCCGGCTGCGCCGCCGGGCCGAGGCCTGA
- the zwf gene encoding glucose-6-phosphate dehydrogenase, whose amino-acid sequence MTAPDLVLPPSDFTVFGGTGDLALRKLLPGLYEQERRRQLPAGTRIIGVSRTPLDDAGYRDLVTRALFEHVAEDHLEVGALHRLTARLHHLTLDIGSADDWDRLHGLLKDRPADEEATRIHYLAVGSDLFGTICDRLDDLGLVTPRCRVVLEKPIGADLASSREVNDAVGRVFEERQIFRIDHYLGKESVQNLLVTRFANVFLEPIWNSRWVDHVQITVAETLGVEERGDYYDRAGALRDMVQNHLLQLLCLVAMEPPSYVGGDAHDAVRDEKLKVLRALAPLTGAEVDRATVRGQYTTYGEELGHPSTTETFVALRAEVQNWRWSGVPFYLRTGKRLARQESTIEVVFKEPPHAMFPDSEGVTTPNRLTIRMQPDEGMQLHLTAKHPGPGGIRLHPASLDLTWADAFDERSPEPYERLLRDVMRGVPTLFMRRDEVEAAWGWVEPILERWREAAVEPVRYHPGTEGPAAAERLLARDGRFWQEGTR is encoded by the coding sequence GTGACCGCACCCGACCTCGTGCTTCCCCCCAGCGACTTCACCGTCTTCGGCGGCACCGGCGACCTCGCCCTGCGCAAGCTGCTGCCCGGCCTCTACGAGCAGGAGCGCCGCCGCCAGCTCCCCGCCGGCACCCGGATCATCGGCGTCTCCCGCACCCCGCTCGACGACGCTGGCTACCGCGACCTCGTCACCCGCGCGCTCTTCGAGCACGTGGCCGAGGACCACCTCGAGGTCGGCGCCCTGCACCGGCTCACCGCCCGCCTGCACCACCTCACCCTCGACATCGGCTCCGCCGACGACTGGGACCGGCTGCACGGCCTGCTCAAGGACCGCCCGGCCGACGAGGAGGCGACCCGGATCCACTACCTGGCCGTGGGCTCCGACCTGTTCGGCACCATCTGCGACCGCCTCGACGACCTCGGCCTGGTCACCCCGCGCTGCCGGGTGGTGCTCGAGAAGCCGATCGGCGCCGACCTCGCCTCCTCGCGCGAGGTCAACGACGCCGTCGGCCGGGTCTTCGAGGAGCGGCAGATCTTCCGGATCGACCACTACCTCGGCAAGGAGAGCGTGCAGAACCTGCTCGTCACGCGTTTCGCCAACGTCTTCCTCGAGCCGATCTGGAACTCCCGCTGGGTCGACCACGTGCAGATCACGGTCGCCGAGACCCTCGGCGTCGAGGAGCGCGGCGACTACTACGACCGGGCCGGCGCGCTGCGCGACATGGTGCAGAACCACCTGCTGCAGCTGCTCTGCCTGGTCGCCATGGAGCCGCCGTCGTACGTCGGCGGGGACGCCCACGACGCGGTCCGCGACGAGAAGCTCAAGGTGCTGCGCGCCCTCGCGCCGCTCACCGGCGCCGAGGTCGACCGGGCGACGGTGCGCGGCCAGTACACGACGTACGGCGAGGAGCTGGGACACCCCAGCACGACCGAGACCTTCGTGGCGCTGCGGGCCGAGGTGCAGAACTGGCGGTGGTCGGGCGTGCCCTTCTACCTGCGCACCGGCAAGCGGCTGGCCCGGCAGGAGTCCACGATCGAGGTGGTGTTCAAGGAGCCGCCGCACGCGATGTTCCCCGACAGCGAGGGCGTCACGACGCCCAACCGGCTGACCATCCGGATGCAGCCCGACGAGGGCATGCAGCTGCACCTCACCGCCAAGCACCCCGGGCCGGGCGGGATCCGGCTGCACCCCGCCTCCCTCGACCTGACCTGGGCCGACGCCTTCGACGAGCGCAGCCCCGAGCCGTACGAGCGCTTGCTTCGCGATGTGATGCGCGGTGTGCCCACCCTGTTCATGCGCCGCGACGAGGTGGAAGCCGCCTGGGGCTGGGTCGAGCCGATCCTCGAGCGGTGGCGGGAGGCCGCCGTCGAGCCAGTGCGCTATCACCCCGGCACCGAGGGACCGGCCGCTGCCGAGCGGCTGCTTGCTCGGGACGGCCGCTTCTGGCAGGAGGGCACCCGATGA
- the edd gene encoding phosphogluconate dehydratase has translation MSTLHPVLAAVTQRLVERSAATRSAYVDRVRAAAVRGPARGRLACANLAHGFAAAEGGAKAELARGQKPNLAIVTSYNDMLSAHQPYGAYPPVLKDAVIRAGGLAQVAGGVPAMCDGITQGRDGMQLSLYSRDVIAMSTAIALSHDMFDAALLLGVCDKIVPGLLIGALSFGQLPTVFVPAGPMTSGLPNGEKARVRQAYAEGKAGREELLEAEAASYHSKGTCTFYGTANSNQLLMEVMGLHLPGSSFVNPDTPLRDALTRQAAAVAVRRAATAAPGIGELVDERVVLNACVALLASGGSTNHTLHLVAIARAAGILLTWDDLAELSAVVPLLARVYPNGAADVNHFHAAGGIGFLVRTLLDAGLLHEDVETIVGRGLRRYTEEPVLVDGELSWRPGPAESLDPTVLRPATEPFSADGGVKVVRGPLGTGVVKTSAVAVEHRLVSAPARVFDDQHDFLAAFAAGELDGIDLVAVIRYQGPAANGMPELHKLTPALGVLQDRGQRVAIVTDGRMSGASGKVPAAIHVTPEAALGGPLSRVRDGDVITLDPDAGTLSIAADLAGRPAVGAAPSGAAWAGTGRELFAAFRATVGPADEGASIFPVPAAAPEVSLVRA, from the coding sequence ATGAGCACCCTGCACCCGGTGCTGGCCGCGGTCACCCAGCGACTCGTCGAGCGCAGTGCGGCCACCCGCTCGGCGTACGTCGACCGGGTGCGGGCCGCCGCGGTCCGCGGCCCCGCGCGCGGCCGGCTCGCCTGCGCCAACCTGGCGCACGGCTTCGCGGCCGCCGAGGGCGGCGCCAAGGCCGAGCTCGCGCGCGGGCAGAAGCCGAACCTGGCGATCGTGACGAGCTACAACGACATGCTCTCCGCCCACCAGCCGTACGGCGCCTACCCGCCCGTGCTCAAGGACGCGGTGATCCGGGCCGGCGGCCTCGCGCAGGTCGCCGGCGGCGTCCCGGCGATGTGCGACGGGATCACCCAGGGCCGCGACGGCATGCAGCTCTCGCTCTACAGCCGCGACGTGATCGCCATGTCGACCGCGATCGCGCTCTCCCACGACATGTTCGACGCGGCGCTGCTGCTCGGCGTCTGCGACAAGATCGTGCCGGGCCTGCTGATCGGCGCGCTGTCGTTCGGGCAGCTGCCGACCGTGTTCGTGCCGGCCGGGCCGATGACCTCCGGGCTGCCCAACGGCGAGAAGGCCCGCGTGCGCCAGGCGTACGCCGAGGGCAAGGCCGGGCGCGAGGAGCTGCTCGAGGCCGAGGCGGCGTCCTACCACTCGAAGGGCACCTGCACCTTCTACGGCACCGCCAACTCCAACCAGCTGCTGATGGAGGTGATGGGCCTGCACCTGCCGGGCTCGTCCTTCGTCAACCCCGACACCCCGCTGCGCGACGCGCTCACCCGCCAGGCCGCGGCGGTGGCCGTGCGCCGGGCCGCGACCGCCGCGCCGGGGATCGGCGAGCTCGTCGACGAGCGGGTGGTGCTCAACGCGTGCGTCGCGCTGCTGGCCAGCGGCGGGTCGACCAACCACACCCTGCACTTGGTCGCGATCGCCCGGGCCGCCGGGATCCTGCTCACCTGGGACGACCTCGCCGAGCTCTCGGCCGTCGTACCGCTGCTGGCGCGGGTATACCCCAACGGTGCGGCGGACGTGAACCACTTCCACGCCGCCGGCGGGATCGGGTTCCTGGTGCGCACCCTGCTCGACGCGGGCCTGCTGCACGAGGACGTCGAGACCATCGTGGGCCGGGGCCTGCGCCGCTACACCGAGGAGCCGGTGCTGGTCGACGGCGAGCTGTCGTGGCGCCCCGGGCCCGCCGAGAGCCTGGACCCGACCGTGCTGCGGCCCGCGACCGAGCCGTTCTCGGCCGACGGGGGCGTCAAGGTGGTCCGCGGGCCGCTCGGCACGGGCGTCGTGAAGACGTCGGCGGTCGCGGTGGAGCACCGGCTGGTGTCGGCGCCGGCGCGGGTGTTCGACGACCAGCACGACTTCCTCGCGGCCTTCGCCGCCGGCGAGCTCGACGGGATCGACCTGGTCGCGGTGATCCGGTACCAGGGACCGGCGGCCAACGGGATGCCGGAGCTGCACAAGCTGACCCCGGCCCTCGGCGTCCTGCAGGACCGGGGCCAGCGGGTCGCGATCGTCACCGACGGCCGGATGTCCGGCGCGTCCGGCAAGGTCCCCGCCGCCATCCACGTCACCCCGGAGGCCGCGCTCGGCGGCCCGCTGTCGCGGGTACGCGACGGCGACGTGATCACCCTCGACCCGGACGCCGGGACCCTGTCGATCGCCGCCGACCTGGCCGGCCGGCCCGCCGTGGGCGCGGCGCCGTCGGGCGCGGCCTGGGCCGGCACCGGTCGCGAGCTGTTCGCCGCCTTCCGCGCCACCGTCGGCCCGGCCGACGAGGGCGCGTCGATCTTCCCCGTCCCCGCTGCCGCCCCGGAGGTCTCCCTTGTCCGCGCTTGA
- the eda gene encoding bifunctional 4-hydroxy-2-oxoglutarate aldolase/2-dehydro-3-deoxy-phosphogluconate aldolase, with protein sequence MSALDLVPVLPVVVIDDPATAVPLARALVDGGLPALELTLRTPAALEALRRIAAEVPEIALGAGTVVTPAQAEAAVAAGAGFLVSPGCTPDLLAALRDTGVPFLPGTSTVSEVMAVLEAGVTEMKFFPAEASGGTAYLRAVAGPLPQARFCPTGGIRPATAPDYLALPNVGCVGGTWLTPADAIAAGDWARISTLAGEAAALG encoded by the coding sequence TTGTCCGCGCTTGATCTGGTCCCCGTGCTGCCGGTGGTGGTGATCGACGACCCGGCGACCGCCGTACCGCTGGCCCGGGCGCTGGTCGACGGCGGCCTGCCCGCCCTCGAGCTCACCCTGCGCACCCCCGCCGCGCTCGAGGCGCTGCGCCGGATCGCGGCGGAGGTCCCCGAGATCGCGCTCGGTGCCGGGACCGTGGTCACTCCCGCCCAGGCCGAGGCGGCGGTCGCGGCCGGCGCCGGCTTCCTGGTCTCCCCCGGGTGCACGCCGGACCTGCTGGCGGCCCTGCGCGACACCGGCGTGCCCTTCCTCCCCGGCACCTCGACGGTGTCGGAGGTGATGGCCGTGCTGGAGGCGGGCGTGACGGAGATGAAGTTCTTCCCCGCGGAGGCGTCCGGCGGGACGGCGTACCTCAGGGCGGTGGCGGGTCCGCTCCCCCAGGCCCGGTTCTGCCCCACCGGCGGGATCCGGCCGGCGACGGCCCCCGACTACCTCGCGCTGCCCAATGTCGGCTGCGTCGGCGGCACCTGGCTCACCCCCGCTGACGCGATCGCCGCGGGCGACTGGGCGCGGATCAGCACGCTCGCCGGGGAGGCCGCCGCGCTGGGTTGA
- a CDS encoding TIGR03086 family metal-binding protein — protein sequence MTILDLGPATATLRELVGSVTDDQLTRPTPCPAYTVGDLVDHVGGLAVAFVGAARKEPVPGSEQGGTGDASRLEPGWRDRIAHDLDLLAQAWREPSAYDGMTAAGGVDLPGDVAAAVALNEVVVHGWDLATALGRPYAATDADVAACLSFARPFSTPEAAAERGPAFGPVLPVPEGATPLVELLALLGRRG from the coding sequence ATGACGATCCTCGATCTCGGACCGGCCACCGCCACCCTGCGTGAGCTGGTCGGCTCGGTCACCGACGACCAGCTCACCCGGCCGACCCCCTGCCCGGCGTACACCGTCGGCGACCTGGTCGACCACGTCGGCGGTCTCGCCGTCGCCTTCGTCGGCGCCGCGCGCAAGGAGCCGGTGCCCGGGTCCGAGCAGGGCGGCACCGGCGACGCCTCGCGGCTGGAGCCGGGCTGGCGGGACCGGATCGCGCACGACCTGGACCTGCTCGCCCAGGCCTGGCGCGAGCCGTCGGCGTACGACGGCATGACGGCGGCCGGCGGCGTCGACCTCCCCGGCGACGTCGCGGCCGCGGTCGCCCTCAACGAGGTCGTCGTCCACGGGTGGGACCTGGCCACCGCGCTCGGCCGCCCGTACGCCGCCACCGACGCCGACGTTGCGGCCTGCCTGAGCTTCGCCCGCCCGTTCTCCACCCCGGAGGCGGCCGCCGAGCGTGGCCCGGCCTTCGGGCCGGTCCTCCCGGTCCCCGAGGGCGCCACGCCGCTCGTGGAGCTGCTGGCCCTCCTCGGCCGCCGGGGTTGA
- a CDS encoding nucleoside deaminase — MRAALAEAHAALATGDVPIGAVVVDETGSVLGAGHNVRERDADPTGHAEVVALRRAAVARGEWRLTGCTLVVTLEPCTMCAGAAVLARVDRVVFGAYDDKAGAVGSLWDVVRDRRLNHRPEVLAGVLATESAALLDGFFSTQRR, encoded by the coding sequence ATGCGGGCCGCCCTGGCCGAGGCGCACGCCGCGCTCGCCACCGGTGACGTGCCCATCGGCGCGGTCGTGGTCGACGAGACGGGGAGCGTGCTCGGCGCCGGCCACAACGTGCGCGAGCGCGACGCCGACCCGACCGGTCACGCCGAGGTGGTCGCCCTGCGCCGGGCGGCGGTGGCCCGCGGCGAGTGGCGGCTGACCGGCTGCACCCTGGTCGTCACCCTCGAGCCGTGCACGATGTGCGCCGGCGCCGCCGTCCTCGCCCGGGTCGACCGGGTTGTCTTCGGTGCCTACGACGACAAGGCCGGCGCGGTCGGCTCGCTGTGGGACGTGGTCCGCGACCGCCGGCTGAACCACCGGCCCGAGGTGCTGGCCGGCGTGCTGGCCACCGAGTCGGCAGCGCTGCTCGACGGCTTCTTCTCGACCCAGCGCCGATGA
- a CDS encoding tRNA adenosine deaminase-associated protein, which produces MTASSAIESVDFAVAAYREEGVWQVAELSPDHAVDVDTLAAALRRFPGDGGAVGLVAVDEDFFVVVRVAGPRTRVLLSDITAATEWEVAAVVVEHLGLPPVDDEDDPEPAGDLELLSDLGVDAMDLAAILDDDELYPDEMLSEIARALGFGDLFDDAVGLTSA; this is translated from the coding sequence ATGACCGCCAGCTCGGCCATCGAGTCCGTCGACTTCGCCGTCGCCGCCTACCGCGAGGAGGGCGTGTGGCAGGTCGCCGAGCTGTCGCCCGACCACGCCGTCGACGTCGACACCCTCGCGGCCGCGCTGCGTCGGTTCCCGGGCGACGGGGGCGCGGTCGGACTGGTCGCCGTCGACGAGGACTTCTTCGTCGTGGTCCGGGTCGCCGGACCCCGGACCCGGGTGCTGCTGTCCGACATCACCGCCGCGACCGAGTGGGAGGTGGCGGCGGTCGTCGTCGAGCACCTCGGGCTGCCCCCGGTCGACGACGAGGACGACCCCGAGCCCGCCGGCGACCTGGAGCTGCTCAGCGACCTCGGCGTCGACGCGATGGACCTCGCCGCGATCCTCGACGACGACGAGCTGTACCCCGACGAGATGCTCTCCGAGATCGCCCGCGCCCTCGGCTTCGGCGACCTCTTCGACGACGCCGTCGGCCTGACCTCCGCGTGA
- a CDS encoding Dyp-type peroxidase — protein MSRTTRRGLVGLGVASAVGLAACRAGEDPAAPGPEAAAGPPAVDPNGAQQAGIVRPALPQAQLVSLVLDVVDGAGGPGPLLRDLGALVVELTDAGVQGVAPGDLTVTVGVGPRLVAAVDPGLPGASELPEFGREEIAEHGRGGDLWVQVCATDPLVVSMAVSSVRALLEDRTTLRWSQRAWRGAAEDTSDKGVRAARNVQGFQDGIIAPRGSDELDASVWLAGPEPVVGGTIAVVRRFRIDVDAWRALSTGEQEAAVGRERASSVPLSGKGDPNLTAKTPDGRYLIPADSHVRRAHPLDVGVPMMLRRSYSIDEPSPGLLFISFQNTLRAFTATMQRLDESDRMMEFATTTATGTFLVLPGHSATRPLGSTLFR, from the coding sequence ATGAGCCGCACCACCCGCCGTGGCCTGGTGGGCCTCGGCGTCGCCTCGGCCGTCGGCCTGGCCGCGTGCCGGGCGGGCGAGGACCCGGCCGCGCCGGGACCGGAGGCGGCCGCCGGCCCGCCGGCCGTGGACCCGAACGGCGCCCAGCAGGCCGGCATCGTCCGGCCCGCGCTGCCGCAGGCCCAGCTGGTCTCGCTCGTCCTCGACGTCGTCGACGGGGCGGGCGGACCGGGTCCGCTGCTGCGCGACCTCGGCGCCCTCGTCGTCGAGCTGACCGACGCCGGCGTCCAGGGCGTCGCGCCCGGCGACCTCACCGTCACCGTCGGGGTGGGCCCGCGCCTGGTCGCGGCCGTCGACCCCGGGTTGCCCGGGGCGAGCGAGCTGCCCGAGTTCGGTCGCGAGGAGATCGCCGAGCACGGCCGGGGTGGCGACCTGTGGGTGCAGGTGTGCGCCACCGACCCGCTCGTCGTGTCGATGGCCGTCAGCTCGGTGCGGGCGCTCCTCGAGGACCGGACGACCCTGCGCTGGTCGCAGCGGGCCTGGCGCGGCGCCGCCGAGGACACCTCCGACAAGGGGGTCAGGGCCGCGCGCAACGTCCAGGGCTTCCAGGACGGGATCATCGCGCCCCGGGGATCCGACGAGCTCGACGCGTCGGTGTGGCTGGCCGGCCCGGAGCCGGTCGTGGGCGGCACCATCGCGGTGGTCCGCCGGTTCCGGATCGACGTCGACGCCTGGCGCGCCCTGTCGACCGGCGAGCAGGAGGCCGCGGTCGGCCGCGAGCGGGCCAGCTCGGTCCCGCTGTCGGGGAAGGGCGACCCGAATCTCACCGCCAAGACGCCCGACGGCAGGTACCTGATCCCGGCCGACTCCCACGTGCGCCGGGCGCACCCCCTCGACGTCGGCGTACCGATGATGCTGCGCCGCTCCTACTCCATCGACGAGCCGTCACCGGGGCTGCTGTTCATCAGCTTCCAGAACACCCTGCGCGCGTTCACCGCCACCATGCAGCGCCTCGACGAGTCCGACCGGATGATGGAGTTCGCCACCACCACCGCCACCGGCACCTTCCTGGTCCTGCCGGGGCACTCCGCCACCCGCCCGCTCGGGTCGACGCTGTTTCGCTGA